The Engystomops pustulosus chromosome 4, aEngPut4.maternal, whole genome shotgun sequence genome contains a region encoding:
- the BCAP29 gene encoding B-cell receptor-associated protein 29, whose translation MTFQWTAVALFLYGEIGVILIFCIPFISPSRWKKIFRFQLWSKISSYWNKAFLSIIVVLIILFLDAVREVRKYSMSPTPDKSAKLYANSYDHLHMKLFRAQRNLYISGFSLFLWLILRRVTNLIVQLAIEMESCDALKSQVEKNNEAAKKYMEDNEHLKKVLDSSKVSDNEQKIKNENEKLKSEIERGKEELQQMTNALSKSQAEVLALKKQSEGLTREYDRLIKEHELLQNTVEDQDNKKEQ comes from the exons ATGACATTTCAGTGGACAGCAGTGGCATTGTTTCTCTATGGGGAAATCGGAGTCATTTTAATTTTCTGCATCCCATTTATTTCTCCTTCAAG ATGGAAGAAAATATTTAGATTTCAGTTATGGAGCAAAATATCTTCCTACTGGAACAAAGCATTTTTATCAATCATTGTTGTACTGATTATTCTTTTTCTTG ATGCGGTGAGAGAAGTGAGAAAGTATTCTATGAGTCCAACACCTGATAAGTCCGCAAAGCTGTATGCTAACTCATATGATCATCTCCATATGAAGCTATTTAGAGCCCAACGAAATCTATATATCTCTGGATTCTCACTCTTTCTGTGGCT AATTTTGAGAAGAGTGACCAATCTGATAGTGCAGTTGGCAATAGAAATGGAATCCTGTGATGCTCTGAAGTCACAAGTGGAAAAAAACAATGAAGCTGCAAAAAAGTATATGGAGGACAATGAACATCTGAAGAAG GTTTTGGATTCAAGTAAAGTCAGTGATAATGAACAGAAAATCAAAAACGAGAATGAAAAATTGAAGAGTGAAATTGAGAGAGGAAAAGAAGAACTACAACAAATGACAAACG CACTCTCCAAATCCCAAGCAGAAGTCCTTGCCCTGAAGAAGCAGAGTGAGGGCCTGACAAGAGAATATGATCGTCTTATAAAGGAACATGAGTTACTACAG aaTACCGTAGAGGATCAAGACAATAAGAAAGAGCAGTGA